The nucleotide sequence ttttgtaattgggTTAAATTTTGGTAAAATCCGGTTAATTGAGTTCATTAGTTGGTTAATCAAATAGTAAACCAATAGCAAACCGTATAAACCGAGATTCATGGAGCAATAGATGATATTTGATATTCCGAAGGGAAAATAGCAATAGAAGTATGGATTCGGGTAGAAATAGGTGGAGTACTTAAGTTCGTAGGAGATATAGATCGAGGTCAAAGATTGAAGTGAATCTGatacgatatgatagttctAAGGGGGAAATAGGACGTCGTTCCTTTTCATGCATTATTAATTTCCCAAAATGGTCCTACGTACTCCGAGTCCTACCACATGGCGATCTTTTCACAAGTTTCAAATTTACCCATCCGAAAGAAACGTAATCTCTTTGATTGGCATTAAATAACAGATGAAACTATACTGTCCCCCTTTTCCTTGGTTAGGTAACTAAACTAGTGTCCCTATTACATACTACTTGATTAGGTACatgattaaattattatatgatatGTTATTGTATATTAAATTACCAGCTAATGTGTGTTGCTACGGGTATACTCTGAACTAGAAGATAttccgtgcttaaagcacgggtcaacattttttaaagaatttataatataataataaaaattattattttatttttttaaaatgttattttgtttgagataatatttatttttaattgttctgtaaatctattagtctatttgaatactaattattttagaatattatagtattttatttttgacgtattattgcagttttgtattgtttgtttgttatatttgcatcattattttgtgaaatataaaataattttaatattataattgtgagcaaataaaaattattaatttatcatctatataaatttagttttaccaacccgccaatgtggaaattaaaactcatattttcatatattcagtaatatattttcgttttaaaaaaatcaaatcacaacatatgcagaaaaatatgaattttattaatcataagtattatatgaaaattccaaaaaatttgtaagtaaaatgaaataaagatgataggagaatcataatttgaaatcttagcaaaatcttcaaatttagttattaaaaataattgtattgtatacttggatattaaatgttagtttttaaaattctgattggtttatatattttttaaaaaaaatttagtaatttcgtccataatttattagagagagaaatatttttttagattttttactatttgatatgtgagtgttttttattttttaattaattatatttatttaggaTACAACTTCTTtgtcaattgatttttttagtttctagGAATACAAAGTTTTCCGTTTAAacatttcttgattttcttcggTAATCATAGTTATCTATTTACGAATTATTTGATAATCGTAACGAAAATTATTTGAGAAAATTCAAAATGTGATATATTCAATTGTGATGTGAATCTGGCCGTTAGTGGACTGGTTCGTGACTTTGTTCAACTTTTACTGTTAGTCTGAGAAACGTATATTCTAGTCTTCTagatgcatgtatatatatatgttatccTCTCCGTCGATGCATGTCATGTGTTTAGTTTAACACCATATATAATTCCACAAAGACTTTTTGTATCTTTGCACTTTGCTTCCAAAAGTTTTTAATAGAGTAATATATATGAAAGTGAAACTCAACCCAGTTTTGGTGACTTAATAACTTAAAGTGCagatatcagatttttttttcttatcttattttGGCTTTTGAATGGTTTCGGGTCGGGGACAGGGTTGATTACTTGATTATAGACTCTTTGGGGATAAAACTGTTTTGTTTAGCATTAATAAATTGTGGTCTATAGTTGTATActgtaaataaacaaaatgagTTTAACTTGGCAATACCATTGAAAGCTTTCGAAAATTTGCTATGCATTTAGTTTGATATACTAGTGTTGACAAAAAgaagtatgaaaataaatttccaaactGAGATAAGCTTTAATACAACAAGGTCGGCACGCCGAAATTTTCCTAGACAAAACAAAGCCTACTCATAATgacttttaattaattaacacaATACCATATAGTTTGATTGTTcttttcatttacattttgtcGTGTTCGGTGGTCCTCCAATCAAGGAAACATTGTTCAAGGAAACTCTTCTCTTAACAGTCTCGATCAAATCCTATTTAAATCTGATTTATCCTTTGTCGGCACATAAtaatatcttatactataatAATTGACTCcatataattaatttcataacatagacaaaaaaatatatatctattttaaaagACATGACTTGTACCTTATAGAAAGCAACTTGCATGTGCAAGTATGTATGTGGTTTCGTCCTTATCTTAACCTCTGATCTCTTATATAAACCACACCTAAACGTTTCCATGTTCTATGTATCCCTAAGCttgagagaaaacagaaaagaaaaagtccACAGAAATCAAAGTCGAAAAAGAAATGATGAAGTTTAAGTCCAAGAGGTTTGGGATTAGATTTGGATTTGGtaaaagaatcaacaacaaaGGAACACAACAAGAGCAACAACAGAAGGGAGTttgtaacaacaacaataacagcATTAGTAGCTGCAGCAACTATGAGATCAAATGGGAACTTAGGCCAGGGGGCATGCTTGTTCAAAAAAGACAAGAGAGTATTGGTGAAGACTTGATTTCCATTAGAGTCTCTACTTTTGCTCACTTCCATGATCTCTCCATTGAAGCCACCTCTACTTTTGGTAAATTTCTCGTCTCTCAACATTTCTCAACCTTCATGTTTCATCTTTTAGGAGACTTATTTAAGAGGTTATATGTAAACTACAATTTATTTGATCACCAAAATATAATCTGTAACTATGAATTCATCTCATATTAGACGtagtcaaatatataattttaatggaAACTTTTAAATTTACTCTTTATCAGATTTAGTAACATAAGATTTCTATTTATGGGTTTTACAGGAGAACTTAAGATGGTATTATCATTGCTTACCGGTTTAGAGCCAAAACAACAAAGGCTATTATTCAaagggaaagaaagagaggatcATGAGTATCTACACATGGTTGGTGTTGGGGACAAAGACAAAGTGTTATTATTAGAAGATCCTGCTTTCAAAGAGAAAAAGCTTCTTGATCTTAACAACATTACCACTTCTTGTCCCACTATAATCGTATAAACAACAAAACGTCAAATTAGTTGTTTTGTCAATTTCTTTGTGATATAATTTCACCCAAGAAAAGCTAGGATCGTCATGAAATAAACTAGAGATTTCCATATGGTCCTTCGACTATTTCTATATTAGTTTACATGTTGTAGTAATATATTTGGCAAAGATTTTAGAGCTCATGTGTTTTAATTAGAGCTCATGTTGTAATATGCTgaagaaaagttaaaacaacAACTATGAGTCTATGATGCACTCAATTTAACTTATTAATATCCATTTTTTATTACCATTATTGTTCTGATAAAATTAGTTAACTTTTTCTAAAAAGAGACCTAAAGTGGCCAAACAAAACCGAGATTTCTGCATAACCGAGCTGGTCAAGACCCCTATACAGACCAACAGTATCTTTAAATCTCGGTATACTCCGGTTGAGCCCTAACCTCTCCTCAAAAAGTTGCAAAACAACAATATTACAATACCAAACATCCGTAACTTGGTTATTTCAGCAGACTAATATGTCCACAGCCACCAGTGTTTTAGTGGTCTACAAATCGTCTCTCTTCACAAACCGGCCCTGAAAAAGGATACCAAAACCAATGATTAACTAAAACCAACATTTCCACCCATTAACCGATGCTAGGTTCTCATTCTCAATTGGTTTCAGTGAACTAATccttatttctatatatcaccGGGTTATAAAACCAATCTCAAATCCAACAATGTGTGTGTAAAttgttggaagaaaaaaacaagaagaaaaagcttaCTTTAATACGAGGACGTTTCTCAGCGTTGAGTTTACGAACTTGATATCGAATCCGCTTAGAGAAAAGACGGTTTTGCCGTTTCTCTTTATAACGGAGCAAGCTAGCCTCTCTATGCCCTCTCCATAACCTTTCCGTCGTCGTTTCCATCTCTGGCACTGCCCATAAACTCCCCGCCTCTCCGCCGTCAGTATACCCCTAAAATcaccaacacacacacacacaattgcCTAGTCTCTCAATATCATTACTTAACATTATTATACTAGCAACGTTCTTTATTAATTACCTTCTAATAgaacaaaagataaaataaatacattcttccttttctttcatAAACGCATTTGCCGACATTATAACCATACGATTCCCTAACATCTGTTTCACAATTTCACAAGTGTTCGTGCACATATGTAAAAACTCGACATCTATATCATTAAGCTACATCGCAATTTAAATAATAGTAGTAAAAGTATCAGGCGTTTAACACTTTCGAAAGCTCTTACTATCATCATTACAGTTACAAAAGAATCCGTGATctcattaaaaattttcaacTGTTTTTTTCATTAGTCAAATTAATTAGTCAAGTTAAGCGTTGATTACAATataattacacaaaaaaaaggaaaaaggaaaaagatgggTTTACTTACATCAGCGGAAGCATGCAAGTCCGGCACAGTCTGCGGCGGTTCTCCGTCAACATAAAGCGTACCTTTATCCGACCAAGCTTCCATGATCTGCTCATAATCAAGCTTCAGAGCCAAGGAAGGCCGTCCATCGTTTCCATCGCCTCCGCCGCAACACCGTGGAGTTCCGCTCCGACTCATCACTTCCTCCACCACCTCTGAATAACTAACCCACCGTTCCTCcgtcgtctcctcctcctcctcctcactcTTTCCTTTCCTCATAGCCGTACGTAGAAGCGAAGAAGACGACGATCCGTGGTCCTGACGATCGTAGGGAGACAGGTTGTTCCTTTCTCCGCCGCAATCTACatcggcggcggcggaggaaggGAGTAGATCGTGGATCGAAGAGATTGTACTATCGGTGGCGGAATTGAAAAGGTAAGCCGCGACGGTGTCGTACTGGTCATCTTCTTtaactcctcctcctcctccgacgAGAGTAGTAGTCtcacctctcttcttctccttaaaCGGCGCCGTGAAAGGGTCTTTTTTCTTGTCGctctgtttcttgttctgtttcttcttctttttcttattgtcGCTCTTCTTGGTTCTGTGATCCTCGTCGATCTCGTGGGAAGAAGAAGTACTGTTGAGTTCGAGCTTGAGACTGAGAAATTTGGGTTTTTTCGTTTTCGTTCTGATCTTACGAGACGCTTCAAGATTCGAAGGAGACGACGACTTGTCCATGGTGGTTGtagcttctctgttttttctcttcttgatcCTCTTTGATGTCCTCGtactctgtttctcttctcCGACCGGACTGCTTTTACTACACATCTCTccgatctctcttcttctcttctctctctcttgaacTCTTCTCTTAAACTATTCTCTGCTTTGtaataattaagatttgttctctttatctctctctctctaactcgaAAGTCTAAACTCACTCAGAAGAAGTATGTAGGTGGAGCGAGAGGGA is from Camelina sativa cultivar DH55 chromosome 20, Cs, whole genome shotgun sequence and encodes:
- the LOC104769672 gene encoding uncharacterized protein LOC104769672, coding for MCSKSSPVGEEKQSTRTSKRIKKRKNREATTTMDKSSSPSNLEASRKIRTKTKKPKFLSLKLELNSTSSSHEIDEDHRTKKSDNKKKKKKQNKKQSDKKKDPFTAPFKEKKRGETTTLVGGGGGVKEDDQYDTVAAYLFNSATDSTISSIHDLLPSSAAADVDCGGERNNLSPYDRQDHGSSSSSLLRTAMRKGKSEEEEEETTEERWVSYSEVVEEVMSRSGTPRCCGGGDGNDGRPSLALKLDYEQIMEAWSDKGTLYVDGEPPQTVPDLHASADGYTDGGEAGSLWAVPEMETTTERLWRGHREASLLRYKEKRQNRLFSKRIRYQVRKLNAEKRPRIKGRFVKRDDL
- the LOC104769671 gene encoding BAG family molecular chaperone regulator 2-like; its protein translation is MMKFKSKRFGIRFGFGKRINNKGTQQEQQQKGVCNNNNNSISSCSNYEIKWELRPGGMLVQKRQESIGEDLISIRVSTFAHFHDLSIEATSTFGELKMVLSLLTGLEPKQQRLLFKGKEREDHEYLHMVGVGDKDKVLLLEDPAFKEKKLLDLNNITTSCPTIIV